A stretch of the Lolium perenne isolate Kyuss_39 chromosome 3, Kyuss_2.0, whole genome shotgun sequence genome encodes the following:
- the LOC127338781 gene encoding GRAS family protein RAD1-like, with protein sequence MGMSPNNFTTSFCLTQQNASICTEQELDNYLHPYYYGIEEVALDGDELELGSSRAPKATKVDYFSSPYQSSWPPAQVDVESSRVRKKQFRDVLESCKQKVEALEALESPPAGGSGPFQLDQGEMVVSVGDGGGGGGGADGMRLVQLLVACAEAVACRDRAQAAALLRELQVGAPVHGTAFQRVASCFVQGLADRLALAHPPSLGPASMAFSVPRSSCHDGARGEALAVAYELCPYLRFAHFVANVSILEAFEGESNVHVVDLGMTLGLDRGHQWRALLDGLAARAGGKPECVRVTGVGARLDTMRAVGRELEAYAEELGMRLEFRAVDRTLESLHVDDLGVETGEAVAINSVLELHCVVKESRGALNSVLQTIRKLSPKAFVLVEQDAGHNGPFFLGRFMEALHYYAALFDALDAALPRYDARRARVEQFHFGAEIRNVVGCEGAARVERHERADQWRRRMSRAGFQSMPIKMATKAREWLEENAGGSGYTVAEEKGCLVLGWKGKPVIAASCWKC encoded by the coding sequence ATGGGCATGTCACCGAACAACTTCACCACTTCCTTCTGTTTGACACAGCAAAATGCTTCGATCTGCACTGAGCAAGAACTAGACAACTACCTCCACCCGTACTATTACGGCATCGAGGAGGTCGCGCTAGACGGCGACGAGCTAGAGCTCGGCAGCTCCCGTGCTCCCAAGGCCACCAAGGTTGACTACTTCAGCTCGCCGTACCAGTCCTCGTGGCCGCCAGCGCAGGTGGACGTCGAGTCGTCGCGCGTCAGGAAGAAGCAGTTCCGTGACGTCCTCGAGAGCTGCAAGCAGAAGGTGGAGGCCTTGGAGGCTCTCGAGTCGCCGCCGGCAGGTGGCAGCGGCCCGTTCCAGCTGGACCAAGGCGAGATGGTAGTCTCCgtgggtgacggtggcggtggtggtggcggtgctgATGGCATGCGGCTCGTACAGCTTCTGGTGGCCTGTGCAGAGGCGGTGGCGTGCCGCGACCGCGCGCAGGCTGCGGCGCTGCTGCGCGAGCTCCAGGTGGGCGCGCCCGTGCACGGCACGGCGTTCCAGCGCGTCGCGTCGTGTTTCGTGCAGGGCCTCGCCGACCGCCTCGCCCTCGCGCACCCGCCGTCCTTGGGGCCTGCGAGCATGGCGTTCAGCGTCCCGCGGTCGTCCTGCCACGACGGAGCTCGCGGGGAGGCGCTAGCCGTGGCGTACGAGCTGTGCCCCTACCTGCGCTTCGCGCACTTCGTGGCGAACGTGTCCATCCTGGAGGCCTTCGAGGGAGAGAGCAACGTCCACGTGGTGGACCTGGGCATGACGCTTGGCCTAGACCGCGGCCACCAGTGGCGCGCACTTCTCGACGGCCTCGCCGCGCGGGCCGGCGGCAAGCCGGAGTGCGTGCGCGTCACCGGCGTGGGGGCCCGCCTCGACACCATGAGAGCCGTGGGGCGCGAGCTGGAGGCGTACGCGGAGGAGCTCGGGATGCGCCTCGAGTTCAGGGCCGTCGATCGCACGCTGGAGAGCCTCCACGTGGACGACCTCGGCGTCGAAACCGGCGAGGCCGTGGCCATCAACAGCGTTCTCGAGCTGCACTGCGTGGTGAAAGAGAGCCGGGGCGCGCTCAACTCCGTGCTGCAGACCATCCGCAAGCTCTCTCCCAAGGCGTTCGTGCTCGTGGAGCAGGATGCCGGACACAACGGGCCCTTCTTCCTGGGGCGATTCATGGAGGCGCTCCACTACTACGCCGCGCTGTTCGACGCGCTGGACGCGGCGCTCCCGCGGTACGACGCGCGGCGCGCGCGCGTCGAGCAGTTCCACTTCGGCGCCGAGATCCGGAACGTGGTCGGGTGCGAGGGTGCAGCGCGCGTGGAACGTCACGAGCGCGCGGACCAGTGGCGGCGCCGCATGAGCCGGGCGGGGTTCCAGTCCATGCCGATCAAGATGGCGACCAAGGCACGGGAGTGGCTGGAGGAGAATGCCGGAGGCAGCGGCTACACGGTGGCGGAGGAGAAGGGATGCCTCGTGCTTGGATGGAAGGGCAAGCCCGTCATCGCTGCCTCTTGCTGGAAATGCTAG